The genomic segment CACTCCACCACGTAGAACACGGACACCGAGTGAGTGACCTTGAGCAGGACGCTGGGGAAGAAATCCCGCACCAGGGAGTAGGCGTAGTAAGGAGCCCAGCAGAGAACGTAGGTGACCAGAACCCCAACCAACACCAGCACGGTCTTCCTCCTGGCCCTCAGGCGGCCCCTGATCTGCTCTGTCTGGACCCCCGGGAGGTCCTTGAACCACAGCTCCCAGCAGATCCTGGTGTAACAGCAGGACATGGCCCCAACGGGCAGCAGGAACTCCGCAGCAAACAGGAAGAGGAAGTAAGAC from the Polyodon spathula isolate WHYD16114869_AA unplaced genomic scaffold, ASM1765450v1 scaffolds_1691, whole genome shotgun sequence genome contains:
- the LOC121310038 gene encoding prokineticin receptor 2-like, whose protein sequence is MFSSFQEAPEVANHKIYCVQIWTADKAALYKSYFLFLFAAEFLLPVGAMSCCYTRICWELWFKDLPGVQTEQIRGRLRARRKTVLVLVGVLVTYVLCWAPYYAYSLVRDFFPSVLLKVTHSVSVFYVVECIAMSNSLINTIFFILVKNNTGKYVKKILLQRWKSPQETDRITLECHSSLPPCSESAAGQTPR